The Pithys albifrons albifrons isolate INPA30051 chromosome 5, PitAlb_v1, whole genome shotgun sequence genomic interval TCAAATGTGGTTTTGTCCTGCTTTCTACAGAAATAAGGCTTATATGATTGTGGGAACTCTATACAGCATGTCCATATGTACATTTGGGTCTGTTCTCCCCTAATAACTTCTGAACACACTGTAGGACTTGGATAAGAGATAAATGAGTGCCAAAGACTCTTAACTTCCTACCAGTTTTATGAAAATAAGGGGCCAGATGAAAACAGAAACCAACAGCACCCTGACTGGGGGTGGTGGCAAGCCTGTTATCTCACCCCTTTTTTAGGTATCAGAGAATCCAGATGGGAGGCAGACATTGGAAACCAGATCACTTGCAAGATCACTTGTTATCAGTCACTACATGGCAGCAAGAGAGATCTACCCCCCCAGGGCCCTCAGCTCCCCATCTGCATATATACCATTAATGCAGCCCCTAGCACTCTGCACACTGTGCTAGATGTGGAGTAAACATGCAGCATAGAAGACCTCTAATCTTTAGTAAGTCATGGGGCAAGGGGAACATGCTATATTCACAGCACATCATTTGTACCACTGAAAATCCCACTCTAGTAAAAGATGGAAAGACCTCTGTATTACATCTAAAAAGGTTCTTTTTCCATTAGTCACAGGCTAAAATCTGCAGCTTACATTTCCAGTCTCAGATCTGCCAAGCTGTTTTCAAGGTGAAATGAATAGAAGACTGAGTTTTTGAGTTTCATTAACAATTCAGAAGGCAGGTGAACAGGCATCTCTGGATCTTTGTCAGCTACCCTGTAAGAGCACCCTTTCCCCCAGTGTCCTCCaaacatttccagaaaaagCACTGTGAAGAAATGCCAGGATGCTTACCTGCATAGGACGAGACAGGGGAGATCTGAAGGGGGTACAGCTGGCTCATGCTGAGGGGCTGTTCATCACTTTCTGTTGTCACTTCTACTACCTGACAAACATCAGGAGGGTTGGCAACTATCACCTGCTCCTCGCTGCTGCCATCAAAGTGCTGCTGTCCTACAACTTGGGGttagaaatacaaaaaatattacTCATAACACCTTGATCCTGCTGAATCTCTAAGAGCTTGTTCTTGGAGTCTGCTTGGTGTCTGAGTGAGTCTTGAGTAGTCCCAGCAGCTTCTTCCATGCCCACCACCTGCTGTCAGTGGGAGTTCTAAAGGAAGTTTGTGATCCTCACCCAGCAAGCTCTGGCCTCTGAATGCTGTCATGTAAATTATGCAATGAAAGTCCAGAACTGGCATGCAAACCACTGGCCACAGGGTCATGCAAAACACTGTGGGACTCTGATATACATGATATGAACtaagataaataaatatgaatGCACATGCCGATACACACAATCCATTACTGTATTTTATCTTTAGACACAACTTTTTGAAAAAGACAAGCCACAGGtgtttttcccagggaaaagctgtgtattattttgctttgtgaaGTGCCGGGTAAGCACTGGAAAATCTCCCAAACTTAGATGTGTATTTTAAGATACAAtgccagcagagagaaaattacATATGTACTGGATAgacttgtttttttaaagtttaatcACTACAATTACTACAATTTTGTTccagatattttatttcacCTTTCATGGTTATGACACAACCAGCTTTTTGTTGCATGTAGTGAGAGGGGTGCAAgagcacatacacacagagttAATTTTTATCTGGGAGAAACCAATATTGTGCAACCCTCTCAGGATATGAGCAGGCCACCTGCActgttttatctttttcctcAATACCTGATGAATTCTTACCCACCCTGAGAGATAAAATGTACAGCAAAAATTACTGCTCACCCGGGCAATATGCCACAACTTCCTGTGAGCTGCATGCATGTCAGAAACACTGCAGGTGCTGCTTGTCTTTAGTCCCCTCCAGCTGACTTCCCTCCTTTCTGCAGAGCAGATCTAATTTaccctttcctctctgtttaCAATAAAATCCTTTTTGCAATCCTTCTCCCTCCAGTCTGAATAAGCAGCACACTTCACATGTCAATAATTAAAGAACACTGTATGGCAGTTCCCCCCCTGACCCTCAGTCAGGGAACAGGAAGCATTAATAGCACTACAGTGCTATTCCCTCAATTTATAACAGCAGAAGCAACAATCATGTTCTAATACTCTTACAAAGGAACAGAATGccataaagagagaaaaactacTCACAAACTTTCAGCCAAACAAGTACTTGAGGCGAATGACTATGCCTATGAAATGGCGACCAAAAATAGTCACTGCACATAATTTCTGCTATCTCTCCAAGCAGCAGACTAACATCTCTTTCAAACACTTTTTTGTTCATATCTAAAAGTGGAATTCTAGACAAAATGGTATATGGGTCATATTCCTAAGCGTTCTTGCTGCAGTGACAACCTCAGCCAAAACAAGAGCTGTCGAAACCCAGCCCAATTATTCTACCAAGAACCAATTATTCACATGCTGAGATGACAGCTAAGTCCTAAATGCAGTCTTTGCTGTTCCTTTTTGTTAGCTCAGTGATGTTAAGAACTATTGCTGCTACTGAGGTGCCAGCAAAAAGAACCAAGTTCCTTCATTTTGCCTGCTGGTTTAAACTCGCCAATAAAACAGTACCCTACACAAACCTCTGCTTTAAGCAACAGGAAACTGTCACCCAACTCAGTTTAACTCCCACATGACACTGGCTACAGTCTCCTCATAGCTGAGGACTACCCTGTGGAGTAAGTTCACATCAGGAAAAGCCAACTAAGCATGCCTGTAAGTGCTTTACCCTCAAGGGGACCACCACACTGCCACAGTATTGCTCACTGTGCAAGGTGGTGGGGCTGACCTGCAACCTTGCAGAGCCTGTACTACTGAAAAATGGGTCAACTTGACTGCAACCATGACATTCTCCAAAGTGCAAAATGCTGATGGAAAGATAAGTTTGGCAGAGCCAAAAGGGTTTTTGAAGTCACTTGTGTGCATAGAAGCATAGAAGTACTTACCTACAACGTTCACTGTACTGTCAACTTCATTTTTTATACTGGAGGACAGGAAATAGTCAGAAGTGACATCATTTAGCCCATTAATCCCAAAAGATGATTCAACTGGCTCTTGCTAGAATAAAAACAGTACAGTTGGGTCAGGATTGCTTTATTTTGAGAGCCTGGAGACAGTTCATCTCTTTGTTCTGAGACAGTAATAAATCCCATCACTTCTGCCTGCCACATATCCCTTGCTCTCTGCGTAACACTGTCTTAAAAAATAGTTTGGTTCTCTGAGGAGAAGACAGAGTCTACTTCATTTCCAAGTCTtgtgctttaaaacaaaagctatttttaattttcagatttagAGTGAGCCTTCCGAGAGCAAGGAATCAGTATGCTATTTAGTACAAGACATTCCCATTtgaaacaaacaaggaaaagatGTTGCTTTAAAATAGTACTCCAGTTAATATTCATCCTCATTCCCTTCCAAACATGCTCTCTCTCTTCATGCTATCTGAAAGATAGCCTTAGCTTCTGTACAGCAATTACTAAAGTCTAGCCTTAACTTTTGTCTATGGCAAGCCTGAAAGCAAACCAAAGTGTTTACATTAAATACAGCCTTTTAGATCACACCATAAACAACATTACTACAGGGCAACAGCAGTGGGAAAATGCCACCTGTTCTACACAAACTGAGCTTTCCACAAGATGCATCCCTGTAGGCCTGGTACACTTGAGTGGGAATGTAAAAAATTCCCTTCACAGTAGACATCAtcaaaaaattaattccataaactcaagatttctttaaaaagctatAAACACATTTAAAGGATTATCAGCGGGTCCAACTTCCTCCCTGGAATAGGCTCCCTTATAGGGTTCTCGGTTACAAAGTCTAAAGTCTTCTGATCTTACTCTGAGCTGGCCCTGAAGAGTAGTTCTACCTCACTCCTGAGCCAGAGAGACCCACAGCAAGGTGCAGAGCTGTCCACCGGATCTGATGCCATGCCATACTCATTTTCACTGCTCTAGAGCATTTCATCAAAGGCAGGGCAAAGGTGAGCCTCAGGACTTGAGATGCCAGGCCTTCACAGCACTAACTGCATGAACTGTTATCTCTGGGACAAGAAAGTGGGTCTTTCCTAGATGTCACATGCTGTGACTGTGATCCACACAAAAAGACCTGTCACTTTGACACAAGCACCTTCCCAGCCATTAAGCAAGGTAAACATACATCCTGTCCCAAGGTCCCTCTGTACATCAGAAGGGTGCAAAGTTAAGTGTCCAGATGTCTAGCCTAAGCTAAATGCATGGGGAAATGTGTCACTAAGATTCAAAAAATGTCTCTCAATATGGAGTTGCATGGTCAAAAGGATACAACTAGGATAAGGTAGACTTTAAACCTCAGTGCAGTTGTTTGTTTCAAAGGAAAGAGGCTGTTTTGCTCTGGGCTGCTCCGACACCTGAATTTCAGAAACATTCCTTCCATAACTACTGTATTTCTTCTTATATAGAAAAGCAAATGGCAAATGTATTGCTGAGACTGCCAGCCTCCAGGCATTGTAACATTGAGGCTGTGTCCACTGATGACCTAACTCAGGGCTCTAGCAGccttcacattttaaaaaaacccaacccaaacatCCTGGGTAACTGTAGCTACTTAACCAAACCACAACCATTGGCAAAACCCACCACAATTTACTGTTGCAGCTATTAAAAAACTATTTGCAACAGACTCTTTTCACAAGCTCTCCCACTATTGAGCAGCCATTTTTTACCTTAATTTGTTTGAATTTGTCATCCTTCTCAGACTTcgttttttttcctgcaacaACAGAAGGAAGATTTCATAAAGTCCTGTGTGCCATGAGTTATCCTTCACACCTTCTACATTTACCAACCAATAGACCCCAAATGTGCCTCAAAATCGCAGGACCTCCTAGTaaagagaaaacatattttgcttAATTTTACCCCTCCTTTAAGGTCTGGACAGCCAAAAATTCACCTTGAACACTATggctttgtgtttctgttttaaaagacTACAAAAGAGAAGCACTACAGGACCAAGGAAACCAACTGCAGTCAAAAAATCAAAGTGAAAACTATGGAATAGTGACAAATTAAGCAACAAGGccagctaaaaaaaaagaaggaagggggagaaaaatattcttaaaaggaagaaaaatcaaaatgtatgCCTCATCACATTTTTTACACTCTCAGTGTAGTTATAGGAAAAGGGAGACGGTTAATTGATTTAAAGTGAAGAGAGATCACATAAACTTCAACcaatatttttgtaaatagTTGCAACCTGGTGAGGAAATACATATTACAATTCATGCAAAAAAGTTTATGCAATCATGCTGGACTTGAGAATCTAGAAAACCATACAGCATGTGAACTTCACAAAATGTCATGTGCCTTGGCAGACCCCAGTGTTGCTGCCCCAGTTCTGATACGATGAGATCCTGATGCTGAAGCTCAGACTTGCTGGTGCAAGCTCAGCTCTACCCCACTGTTAGCACAGATGTGTCCCAGGAATTTCTCCCATCTCTACTACAAGACATCACTGAAAATTAGCAATGTTTGCAGCCGCATTTTTTTGCTCCCACATGTAAATTTAGGCACATGACAGGAAGAAAGGACATGTGAAAGTATGTATGGGGCCCAAGATATATCAGTTTTATACCAACTGGACTTTCTGCAAAATCTTCTCCTGCTACAGCCTCCATTTCCAGAATCTCAGCTTTCAATATGAACTTTTTTAGTTCTTACATGAGTCTACCACAAAGGAACAGGTTATATGCCTAAATATACAAAATACACCATTGACAAGAGCCTGGAAACAGTTTCAAAGCAATTGTTCTACCTTTTGCAGATTGGTCTCCTTTTCAAGTATGATTCTGCCCCAAAAATGCCATGGGTCATCATTTCTAGTCACACTGACCTTAAACTACAGCTATGCCTTTCACTTCTCAATCTAAGTAAACAGCAAACTCAGCTACAGGTGAACTGAATTGGATTTTGGAGGAACACTGTGCGTTTGGTTTGCAGGTTATCTTTTCATCTGAAATCCTAGACAACAGAGGATACCACAGGACTAAGGAAGACACTGTTCTACTTCATATACCAGTAaagaagccataagaaagccAGTGAACCATAAATAAAACCATGTTTCTACtttgaaagaaaccaaataCTCCTGAGATTGACCAGGTGGTTAGGTCCCCTCCTGGCAGGTGGGAGATTTAATCCCTAAATTTGGGGATTCAAACAGTTTCCCATTTCACCATTATCATGCTCTGGGGGCTGGTTTTTCATGGTCTTTGTAACTAACAATGTGGTTTCATGGTTTAGTGTTCTGAGCAGAGTGTACTGCTCATGACAGAGCCAGTTTAATTCTACCCTTGCTTGAAAAGATATCAAAGTGTCTGGCACCCTATTGTGAATGAGCCCTACTGAGTTAAATGCGGTGATCTCTAATATCCCCCAATCATATTCCCTGACGGAAGGGGACCTGGAACTAGAATCTCAACACACCTCCATTGGCTTTAGCAgacacacatcaacagcttggGGCTACCACATCTCACTGATCCTCTCTTCaagcagctgcttctcttgACTGAATGTAGCCCTTTTTTCATACAGCAGTTCCAAAGTTCTAGGGAACATCTGGATAAAAACATCCAGCTTCACAGCAGAATTGGCATGTTTTGCAGGCTCCGAAATAAtactaatttttaaagtaattttcctATGCTACATTTCCTGCAGCAGTGTCAGGCATCCACTTTCAAGGTGGGGgaggaaattaattaaataattgagTGGTCCAACAATAGGAACAGTTTAGCTTGGGTGCCTCTGGTGAGGGACCCTAAAAGAATCCCTGAACTTTTATACCTTTACAGTCTATGTACCCATTCCAATAGttatttttgggtttggggtctTCCTGTTGTTCACTGGCTCTGGCAGAGTCTCTGTGTGACTGACCACCCACCAGCCGGCCCCAGCGCCAAGCCAGCCAGCCACAGGTCCTGCTGTCCTTTGCTAGGCAAAGGGTTGGTGCCCACTTCATGCTCCTTGCTGAGGCACCAATTATTTCCCAGCCCGCCAGGTTTGCACCGGTGGCTTGCATGCTGAGATACCTGCACTAGGTGTATTTCTCAATGCAATGCCCCCATGAATATTCCAAGTTGACAAGCTCTCCCACTTACCTTTTTTGGATGGTCTTTCAGAGAGCGGCAGCATCCGGTACACTCTGAAGgcattgtttcctttctttataCTTTTATCCTTCACTTCTTCTATGTCAGGCAGGGAGTTCATAGCACAACGAAAGTTTGCCTTCCATGTCTTTGGATCGGGTTTATCTACTCCTGATTGGTATTTTcctaaggaagaaaagaaagtttagGACATGCAATTGAAAACCGAAGGCATATTAGTAAAAGTGTAGGTTGCCTTCAAGGTATCAGTCTTTGGTTCCCATGAGAAGCATTCAAACAATAGCTGAGGTTGCAGGTGAGTGCTGTGATCTCACTTCCATGCACATTTCTAGAACACTTGATGAACAGTTTGTGCTCAAGAATGACCCAGGGTGCTGAAGATCAGATGTGACTCCACAACAACATGGAAAAGCGTGCACAGCATTTACCTTTATTATGTCTGGCTCAAATCCATAGAAAGGCACAACAAAGCCTAAGGGCTTATGTTTACAAAGTACTGACTCTGCTCTACTCCTGGCAGTTTTGAACCCACTGTTGTTAACAATATTGTTTAAATCAATTAAGTTTTACTGTGTTCATCAATGCAAATGAGTTATGGCTTCAATAACACTGGGGAGTATTGCAGGCCTTGAAAAAAGCTCTTAGCCTCCCACAAATCTTGAAACTTAAGTTCACTCTCTGtcttaagaaaagcaaagacaaggaagaaggaaaacataacTTTAAATGGGAAAACAATGTGAAAATCTGTCCTGCAGAAAAAGAGTTCAATACCTGTGTGAATTGCCCAGTTTCTAAATAAGGGAGCATCTTTTTCAACATCCCACCCATGTCTTGCAGCATGCATCCAGGGAATCTGAAAAATCTTCTTCTCctggaagggaaaacaaacaggaaatgcCAATACTGAAAGACTTGAGGGATCTTCTGATCATCTTAAATCACTCATTTATAAGCATGGTTTCAGCATCTGCAAGTGTTTTGCTCCCTTTTAACCCAGTGTCACTGTCACTGAAGTCAACAGGAAAATATCCACTGGCATCACCAAAAGCAGAATACAGCCCAAGTGTATGAAATACTCAGAAGCCACTTCATGGAAGATGAGCCTGGCAGCTTTCCAAGCTGACACATCGAAAAAACATGCAGTACTACACATTTCTAAACATTCAAACAAAGGCTAGTTTGGCAGCACAGACACTTTTATGATTAGAAAAATTACATCTGACTCTAAACAATATATAGGAACAGAGCAAATTCAAAGGATTTAGAATTCAGGCAGTAAATACTTGCATGGTGAAGAGAAGAGTTATTATAAATTTATATGCCAAGCAAATAGACATATCATATCAGCTGTAGACACTTCTCCAGTGAGGATAAAAAACACCAGACACTCATGTGAAGAGCTGTCATTGAAGACACCTGAACATACTTTAGTTCAGAAACTTTAGGCCAAAGAGAAGTAGATTCAAAGCAATCCaaaggaagggttttttttcaattatttttttaaaacacatgtaGCTAAATCAGGGCATGCTTTATGTGCTGGCAGTATAAAATAATTCCCAAAGGGACCATGGAAGATAATAGACTGGTGACTATTAAAGATGACAGTTTTGGGATGTAGCTCCAGCTGTGGGAGCCCAGTGGCTTTCAGAGCTCAAACAGCATGCATTCCTACACTCCTTCCACAAGCACTTAGTACACAGGATACTGGGCCAAATGGATGCTGGGTCAGATGTGCTTTTATGTCATACAACATGGTAATGAATTCTTTTGTGGTGACCTACAGGGCTGCTTCAGAActcttcatgtttttttctgcaaagccATACAAAAGGGGTTTGTTACACAACACTCATTTTTATTCCCCTGTTGGAAGGATTACATCTTAAGTGGCTTCATGCAAATATCTTGCACTATAAACTTTGCAGGTTTAGATCCAATTCTCAGTCTGTGAAGAGAAGAATACTTCCAGGGTAAAATTC includes:
- the IRF2 gene encoding interferon regulatory factor 2: MPVERMRMRPWLEEQINSNRIPGLKWLNKEKKIFQIPWMHAARHGWDVEKDAPLFRNWAIHTGKYQSGVDKPDPKTWKANFRCAMNSLPDIEEVKDKSIKKGNNAFRVYRMLPLSERPSKKGKKTKSEKDDKFKQIKQEPVESSFGINGLNDVTSDYFLSSSIKNEVDSTVNVVVVGQQHFDGSSEEQVIVANPPDVCQVVEVTTESDEQPLSMSQLYPLQISPVSSYAESETTDSVPSDEENAEGRLHWQKKNIEGKQYLSNLGMRNTSHMLPSMATFVANKPDLQVTIKEESCPLPYNSSWPPFPAIPLPQVVSTASTSSSQPDRETRASVIKKTSDIAQSRVKSC